A portion of the Granulosicoccus antarcticus IMCC3135 genome contains these proteins:
- a CDS encoding efflux RND transporter periplasmic adaptor subunit, translating to MSKVRRGGQCGLTAALLVIYTTAWTVEETTASFDCVMTPSQIVDLGSPESGQLREVLVDRGDRVSAGQIVASLDSRLEESNLSIANLRAETYTEVGLRKAAFENDKRTEERLSSLVAVKAASVHDRDSATADADLAAWRVLQARDDMELYELELSRAKTALDRRRIRSSIDGLVAARLSDPGEYVDDQPLLRIVKLDPLHVEAILPMRLFGKIKAGMSGSIIPELSQANALKATVILVDPMGDAGSGTFGARLELSNPDEAIPAGVKCRVHLEFENLELVK from the coding sequence ATGAGCAAAGTACGCAGGGGAGGGCAGTGTGGTCTGACGGCTGCCCTACTGGTCATCTATACAACGGCATGGACAGTTGAAGAGACAACTGCCAGTTTCGACTGCGTTATGACGCCTTCACAGATCGTTGATCTGGGTAGCCCTGAGTCCGGTCAGTTGCGCGAGGTGTTGGTAGATCGGGGCGACAGAGTGAGTGCCGGGCAAATCGTGGCATCGCTGGATTCACGACTCGAAGAATCCAATCTGTCGATTGCCAACTTGCGTGCTGAAACCTACACCGAAGTCGGTCTGCGCAAGGCCGCTTTTGAGAATGATAAGCGAACTGAGGAAAGGCTTTCCTCACTGGTCGCTGTAAAGGCTGCTTCGGTTCATGATCGAGACAGCGCTACCGCAGATGCGGATCTGGCGGCATGGCGCGTTTTGCAGGCCAGGGATGACATGGAGCTGTATGAACTCGAACTGTCTCGGGCCAAAACGGCACTTGATCGTCGCCGTATCCGTAGCTCGATAGACGGCCTGGTTGCGGCGCGTCTGAGTGATCCGGGGGAATACGTCGATGATCAACCACTGCTACGTATCGTAAAGCTGGATCCGCTGCATGTTGAGGCGATTCTGCCCATGCGTCTTTTTGGCAAGATCAAGGCGGGTATGTCAGGCAGCATTATCCCCGAACTGTCTCAGGCGAACGCGCTGAAGGCAACCGTCATTCTTGTTGACCCGATGGGTGATGCGGGCAGTGGCACTTTTGGTGCCCGTCTTGAATTGTCCAACCCTGATGAAGCTATCCCTGCTGGGGTCAAGTGCCGTGTGCATTTGGAGTTCGAGAATCTGGAGCTAGTCAAATAA
- a CDS encoding efflux RND transporter periplasmic adaptor subunit, whose amino-acid sequence MIISEPFIRSWFALQSQLISGLQHAYIDLHGAGVLPGGLTVSYPDNLDSTVELSLAAQLARRSGAPVTGTSISKEDGATILRIACPMQLGEHADGALVVEVKAPPDRQAAVLQLLKWGESWLNLALEQRDEEPESEGYKRLIQTGMAQKDYRDTVTVVLALLRVRTACTRVALGYSTENGVKLDTISELGELDFRSTRVKSIESAMTEALQHGSTVSCSNSDNDTGEFPQQRRLVESGSLSGVFCVPILQGLCNPLVICFEFANGFSHESSRRAVCEEGATIVAPLLELHREQKRPWLHRLKALCHEGIQQLLDVNGRQKRIGLMVFVLLLVLFAQSDGEYRVPASATLEGTVQRAVIAPFEGYILDARARAGQQVAEGDLLARLDDRELLGERRRLRAEQGELAEQHRQAVATLDHGKAKIFEAQLEQAQAKLSLVQDQLSRTELRAPLGGLVISGDWSRSLGVPVQRGDLLFQIAPLDEYQIVMKVSDKDIAEVKVGQQGLLTLSALPRDTVRFTVSGISTMAPVETIEPAFRVEAALQETLLGLRPGMQGVAKIVVGEHRRWWIWTHDLTDWLRLQLWRLWP is encoded by the coding sequence ATGATCATTTCCGAACCCTTCATCAGGTCTTGGTTTGCTCTACAGAGCCAACTGATATCTGGGTTGCAGCATGCCTATATCGATCTTCACGGGGCAGGGGTGCTGCCTGGTGGTCTAACGGTTAGCTACCCGGACAATTTGGACTCAACAGTTGAGCTGTCCCTCGCCGCACAATTGGCGCGACGCTCTGGCGCGCCGGTAACCGGTACGAGTATTTCAAAAGAGGATGGTGCGACGATATTGCGTATCGCCTGTCCAATGCAGCTGGGCGAGCATGCAGACGGTGCACTGGTTGTGGAAGTCAAAGCCCCGCCGGATAGACAGGCTGCAGTCCTGCAGTTACTCAAATGGGGTGAGTCCTGGCTCAATCTTGCTTTAGAGCAGCGCGATGAAGAGCCAGAGTCGGAAGGCTACAAACGATTGATCCAGACGGGCATGGCCCAAAAAGACTACCGCGATACAGTGACAGTCGTACTAGCACTGTTGCGGGTCCGTACTGCCTGTACCCGAGTAGCATTAGGGTACTCGACTGAAAATGGCGTGAAACTGGATACGATTTCAGAGCTGGGTGAACTGGATTTTCGCAGTACTCGTGTGAAATCTATCGAGAGTGCCATGACCGAGGCCTTGCAACATGGAAGCACCGTAAGCTGCTCGAATTCTGATAACGATACAGGTGAATTTCCTCAACAGCGCCGGTTAGTGGAATCCGGTAGTTTATCCGGTGTTTTTTGTGTGCCGATCCTTCAAGGTTTGTGCAATCCATTGGTTATCTGCTTTGAGTTTGCCAACGGATTCAGTCATGAGAGTAGTCGACGAGCGGTATGCGAGGAGGGTGCTACGATCGTTGCTCCATTGCTTGAGCTACATCGTGAACAGAAGCGGCCCTGGTTGCATCGACTCAAGGCTCTTTGTCACGAAGGCATTCAGCAATTGCTGGATGTGAATGGGCGTCAAAAGCGAATAGGTCTGATGGTTTTTGTGTTGCTTCTTGTGCTGTTTGCACAAAGTGACGGAGAGTATCGGGTACCTGCGTCGGCAACTCTCGAAGGAACGGTGCAAAGGGCCGTGATAGCCCCGTTTGAGGGCTATATTCTTGATGCCAGAGCGCGGGCAGGACAACAGGTTGCTGAAGGAGACCTGCTGGCTCGGCTCGATGATCGTGAGCTGCTTGGAGAGCGTCGCAGGCTGCGTGCCGAGCAAGGCGAGCTAGCCGAGCAGCATCGGCAGGCTGTTGCCACACTCGATCATGGAAAGGCAAAAATATTCGAGGCACAACTTGAGCAGGCTCAAGCAAAATTGTCTCTGGTGCAGGACCAATTGTCACGTACGGAATTACGCGCCCCACTGGGTGGGTTGGTGATATCAGGGGACTGGAGTCGCTCGCTCGGAGTACCTGTCCAGCGCGGCGATTTGTTGTTCCAGATTGCCCCTCTGGATGAATATCAAATAGTAATGAAAGTGAGCGACAAGGATATCGCCGAAGTCAAAGTGGGGCAGCAGGGCTTACTGACGCTGTCCGCGCTCCCAAGAGATACCGTTCGGTTCACTGTCAGTGGCATCAGTACGATGGCGCCAGTAGAAACAATTGAACCTGCATTCCGGGTCGAAGCTGCGTTGCAAGAGACTTTGCTAGGCTTGCGCCCTGGCATGCAGGGCGTTGCAAAGATTGTCGTGGGTGAGCATCGTCGCTGGTGGATCTGGACGCACGATTTGACGGATTGGTTGCGTTTACAACTATGGCGCCTGTGGCCGTGA
- a CDS encoding ArsC family reductase has protein sequence MKPSTIRIFGIPNCDTIKKARAWLKENEIEYEFHDYKKAGIDEDTLRNWILVTGWEVLLNRRGTTWRKVPQETKDSIDEATAIELMLENPSIIKRPVLTMDKRIEVGFSADQYAALFK, from the coding sequence ATGAAGCCATCTACTATCCGGATTTTTGGAATTCCAAACTGCGACACCATAAAAAAAGCTCGCGCATGGCTGAAAGAAAATGAGATCGAATACGAGTTCCACGACTACAAGAAAGCCGGCATCGACGAGGATACGCTGCGCAACTGGATCTTGGTAACAGGCTGGGAAGTACTATTGAATCGCCGAGGTACGACGTGGCGAAAAGTCCCGCAGGAAACCAAAGATAGTATTGACGAAGCCACCGCCATCGAGCTGATGCTGGAGAACCCCAGCATCATCAAACGCCCCGTTCTGACAATGGACAAGCGTATCGAAGTCGGTTTCTCAGCTGATCAATACGCTGCCCTGTTCAAATAG
- a CDS encoding pirin family protein — protein MMTRMNMTVRHAADRGMADHGWLKSAHTFSFANYHDPEHMQYGPLRVINDDEVAGGGGFPPHQHQDAEIFSYVLEGSLEHKDSLGNGSTVSAGGVQYMSAGSGVVHSEFNPSADERVRFLQVWLLPSERGATPRYETMVVNAEDKAGKLKLFLSPDGRDGSMATRAQALVHAATLNGEQRIEHDLGVHEKAWLQVAAGTLRVNDVLLVKGDGVAIDGGGTLVLEGGEQAEVLLFEM, from the coding sequence ATGATGACACGTATGAATATGACAGTTCGACACGCTGCTGATCGTGGCATGGCTGACCATGGTTGGTTGAAGAGTGCTCATACCTTCAGCTTTGCCAACTACCATGATCCAGAGCATATGCAATATGGTCCATTGCGAGTCATCAATGACGATGAGGTAGCAGGGGGCGGCGGTTTTCCTCCGCATCAGCATCAGGATGCCGAGATATTCTCCTATGTGCTGGAAGGCTCATTGGAGCATAAGGACTCGCTGGGTAATGGCAGTACCGTGAGTGCGGGCGGTGTGCAGTACATGAGCGCCGGCTCTGGTGTTGTACACAGTGAGTTCAACCCATCTGCTGATGAGCGGGTTCGTTTTCTGCAGGTATGGTTGCTGCCCTCAGAGCGCGGCGCCACTCCTCGTTACGAGACGATGGTTGTGAATGCGGAGGACAAAGCCGGAAAGTTGAAGCTCTTTCTGTCACCGGATGGGCGCGATGGTTCCATGGCGACACGGGCTCAGGCTCTCGTGCATGCTGCTACGCTGAATGGTGAGCAGCGCATTGAGCATGACTTGGGCGTGCATGAGAAGGCCTGGCTGCAAGTGGCAGCCGGAACGCTTCGGGTTAATGACGTGTTGCTGGTCAAAGGCGATGGTGTGGCCATTGACGGGGGCGGCACGCTGGTATTGGAAGGTGGCGAGCAAGCCGAGGTGTTGCTGTTCGAGATGTAG
- a CDS encoding LysR family transcriptional regulator: MDRFEDLRTFVRVSELSSVSKAAAELQRAPSAVSRRLSELEARLGSQLLTRTTRQIVLTDAGERFLVRAQQILADLEEAEECVGEDVQSLTGTLRLTAPLSFGLKHLTPAITGFLKANPDLQIDMDLNDQHRDLISNRLDLAIRIGTLHDSSLKSRLLAPINQIVAAAPSFWKEHGKPAFAAELSRYPGLCYSNLASPGRWSYTDASGKPGLVDIHSIRMLANNGDVLLSSAIDGLGILLEPTFLMNDAILNGSLEPVLMDHHWGRHGLHAVYPDTRFLPARTRAFIDYLVNNFGDTPLWDECLKP; encoded by the coding sequence GTGGACCGATTCGAGGACTTACGTACCTTTGTTCGAGTCAGTGAACTAAGCAGTGTCAGTAAGGCAGCGGCAGAACTGCAACGCGCACCCTCAGCGGTGAGCCGACGTCTGAGTGAACTGGAAGCAAGGCTTGGCTCGCAACTGCTGACCCGTACCACCCGCCAGATCGTACTGACCGATGCCGGTGAGCGTTTTCTGGTTCGTGCTCAACAGATTCTTGCGGACCTGGAAGAAGCTGAGGAGTGCGTCGGCGAGGATGTGCAATCACTGACGGGCACCCTGCGCCTGACGGCGCCATTGAGCTTTGGCCTGAAGCACCTGACACCGGCCATCACCGGATTCCTGAAGGCAAATCCTGATCTGCAAATCGATATGGATCTGAACGATCAGCACCGTGATCTGATCAGCAACCGTCTGGATCTGGCCATCCGCATTGGCACCCTGCACGACTCGTCACTGAAATCCCGCCTGTTGGCACCGATCAATCAGATCGTCGCCGCCGCGCCTTCTTTCTGGAAAGAACACGGCAAGCCTGCCTTTGCCGCTGAACTCAGTCGCTACCCCGGCTTGTGCTACTCCAACCTGGCCAGCCCCGGACGCTGGTCCTATACCGATGCTTCAGGCAAGCCTGGCCTCGTGGACATTCACTCGATACGCATGCTGGCCAACAATGGCGACGTACTGCTGTCCTCAGCCATCGACGGCTTGGGCATTCTTCTGGAACCCACATTTCTCATGAATGATGCCATCCTGAATGGCTCACTTGAACCCGTTCTGATGGATCACCACTGGGGCCGCCACGGCTTGCATGCCGTCTATCCGGACACCCGCTTTCTTCCTGCGCGCACCCGCGCCTTCATTGATTATCTGGTGAACAATTTCGGCGACACCCCCCTATGGGATGAGTGTCTGAAACCATAA
- the tsaB gene encoding tRNA (adenosine(37)-N6)-threonylcarbamoyltransferase complex dimerization subunit type 1 TsaB, translated as MNLLAIETSTDACSVGLSLDGQLLLDHRMAPQQHGALVLPMIDALMSEAGLAPTQLDGVVFGRGPGSFTGVRIGVALTQGIALGADVGVVGISTLQSVAQGCFRQHGDTELAVCLDARMSEVYFSAFVLDEANLMQAVMDEQVIPPADMPHLPVDRNWQWAGSGAECYGELLASDFAVDASRIRADCWPMAEDLLTLGGAIARAGGLVSPEQAMPVYLRDKVAQTTVERAEQAALRKA; from the coding sequence ATGAATTTGCTTGCGATTGAGACCTCTACCGATGCTTGTTCGGTGGGGCTATCCCTGGATGGGCAATTACTGCTGGATCATCGCATGGCGCCCCAGCAGCACGGCGCATTGGTTTTACCGATGATCGATGCGCTGATGAGTGAGGCGGGGCTGGCCCCCACCCAGCTTGATGGCGTGGTGTTTGGCCGAGGCCCGGGAAGTTTTACGGGCGTCAGAATTGGCGTGGCGTTGACTCAGGGGATTGCACTGGGTGCGGACGTGGGAGTTGTAGGTATATCAACCTTGCAGTCCGTGGCTCAAGGGTGTTTCCGGCAGCACGGCGATACTGAACTGGCTGTGTGTCTGGATGCGAGAATGAGTGAGGTGTATTTCAGTGCCTTCGTGCTGGATGAGGCTAATCTCATGCAGGCGGTGATGGATGAGCAAGTCATACCTCCCGCTGACATGCCGCATTTGCCAGTGGACCGTAACTGGCAGTGGGCGGGATCAGGTGCCGAGTGTTATGGCGAACTTCTGGCAAGTGATTTTGCTGTTGATGCTAGTCGTATTCGGGCAGATTGCTGGCCGATGGCCGAGGACCTGCTGACCTTGGGTGGTGCTATCGCTCGTGCAGGTGGTCTGGTATCGCCTGAGCAGGCCATGCCGGTTTATCTGCGTGACAAGGTTGCCCAGACGACGGTCGAAAGGGCTGAGCAGGCGGCGCTACGTAAAGCTTGA
- a CDS encoding ATP-dependent DNA helicase, whose translation MEAIDSITEVLGLDGPIARHLSGFAPREEQQHLAEAIFSTFEKGNVLVGEAGTGTGKTFAYLVPAILSGQRIIISTGTRHLQDQLFYSDLPLVKKALSSGVTTSLLKGRANYLCKHRLKRAMGHPALLDDRHQLHLRTIASWANSTKTGDIAEVMNVPEDSMAWSFIVSNEEFCSKHEFEDMADCYIHNARKKAQESDIVVVNHHLLCADLALKEQGFGELLPSANGFVIDEAHQLPDIAAQFFGRKFSSRQLLDLARDTVGEQLQEAPDMRELRDLAQELETGIRHFRLAFPIEPGRDTWFSVRDTAAVDRELERLTILLGSLEEALADAAPRGKGLESCHKRAVIHADSLKRFVDNPADGEYVHWYETYRTGFSLNMTPMTVSGPFQRAMKGMTSSWVFTSATLAVGGDFGHFCGQLGLEDIRELQVDSPFDYTHNALLYLPEALPEPQRSSYTTAVVDTVIPVLEASEGRAFLLFTSYRAMHEAARLLEGRIEYPILMQGQMPKRELIEAFQEAGNAVLLGTSSFWEGVDVRGDALSLVVIDKLPFGSPGDPVMSARIDHMKKAGGNPFYEFQIPQAAIALKQGVGRLIRDVTDRGVLVLCDPRMRTRDYGELFITSLPPMPITRGLDEVQQFYEKARKSLDEDPVES comes from the coding sequence ATGGAAGCAATTGATTCGATCACTGAAGTATTGGGCCTTGATGGTCCGATAGCGCGGCACCTGTCCGGCTTTGCCCCACGTGAAGAGCAGCAGCATCTGGCTGAGGCCATATTCAGCACGTTCGAGAAGGGCAATGTGCTGGTCGGGGAGGCCGGTACCGGTACCGGCAAAACCTTTGCTTATCTGGTGCCCGCCATTTTATCCGGTCAGCGGATAATCATCTCCACGGGCACTCGCCACCTGCAGGATCAGCTGTTCTACAGCGATCTGCCGTTGGTCAAGAAGGCATTGTCATCCGGAGTGACTACCAGTCTGCTCAAGGGGCGCGCCAACTACCTGTGCAAGCATCGGCTGAAACGCGCCATGGGCCATCCAGCCTTGCTGGATGATCGCCACCAATTACATCTGCGCACCATCGCCAGTTGGGCAAATTCCACCAAGACCGGCGACATCGCGGAAGTGATGAACGTTCCCGAAGACTCCATGGCCTGGAGTTTTATTGTGTCTAATGAAGAATTCTGTTCCAAGCACGAGTTTGAAGATATGGCCGATTGCTATATCCATAACGCTCGCAAAAAGGCACAGGAATCAGATATTGTCGTCGTCAACCACCATCTGCTGTGTGCGGATCTGGCACTCAAGGAGCAGGGCTTCGGTGAATTGCTACCCAGCGCCAATGGCTTTGTTATCGATGAGGCACATCAGCTGCCCGATATCGCTGCACAGTTCTTCGGTCGCAAGTTCAGCAGTCGTCAGCTACTGGATCTGGCTCGTGACACCGTCGGTGAGCAGTTGCAGGAAGCTCCGGATATGCGTGAGCTACGGGATCTTGCGCAGGAACTGGAAACCGGCATTCGTCACTTTCGTCTGGCCTTTCCTATCGAGCCTGGTCGTGATACCTGGTTTTCGGTCAGGGACACCGCCGCCGTCGACCGTGAGCTGGAACGTCTGACCATTCTGCTGGGCTCACTGGAAGAGGCGTTGGCGGATGCCGCGCCACGTGGCAAGGGACTGGAAAGCTGTCACAAGCGGGCGGTGATACACGCAGACTCTCTGAAGCGGTTTGTTGATAACCCAGCCGATGGCGAGTACGTGCACTGGTATGAAACCTACCGTACCGGCTTCAGTCTGAACATGACACCCATGACCGTATCGGGGCCTTTCCAGAGAGCCATGAAGGGCATGACATCCAGTTGGGTGTTTACCTCGGCAACACTGGCAGTGGGCGGCGATTTCGGTCATTTCTGTGGTCAGTTGGGGCTGGAAGATATTCGTGAGCTGCAGGTGGATAGCCCGTTCGATTACACGCATAACGCGCTGCTTTATCTGCCCGAGGCATTGCCGGAGCCACAGCGTTCCAGCTATACGACGGCGGTGGTAGACACGGTCATCCCTGTGCTTGAAGCCAGTGAAGGACGAGCTTTTCTGCTTTTTACCAGTTATCGCGCCATGCATGAAGCAGCACGTTTGCTCGAAGGCCGAATTGAATATCCAATACTGATGCAGGGGCAAATGCCCAAGCGTGAATTGATAGAAGCCTTTCAAGAGGCCGGCAATGCAGTGTTACTGGGTACCAGCAGTTTCTGGGAAGGCGTGGATGTGCGTGGTGATGCCTTGTCCCTGGTCGTTATCGACAAACTGCCGTTCGGATCCCCGGGAGATCCTGTCATGAGTGCGCGTATCGATCACATGAAAAAAGCCGGTGGCAACCCGTTTTACGAATTTCAGATTCCACAGGCTGCCATCGCTCTCAAGCAGGGTGTCGGACGCTTGATACGGGATGTGACGGATCGAGGTGTGTTGGTGTTGTGTGATCCGCGCATGCGTACGCGTGATTACGGTGAGCTATTCATCACCAGTTTGCCACCGATGCCTATTACCAGAGGTTTGGACGAAGTGCAGCAATTCTACGAAAAAGCGCGCAAGAGCCTTGATGAGGATCCGGTTGAATCATGA
- a CDS encoding OmpA family protein → MNIIKWVVLLSSLQVLVGCASGRTPVTGTEGLGKAGAAITRADVDESLAQDADKDGIPDSEDECADSSSTALVDATGCEIVTGVIEGLNFGPDKTELSSDSRAALSKLVEALLRYPEVVIAVEGHTDNRGAAADNLELSKQRVLSVVRYMVSQGITADRIKPYGYGESRPRAANATAIGREQNRRIEINIVEGLL, encoded by the coding sequence ATGAACATCATCAAATGGGTCGTACTGCTGAGCAGTCTGCAAGTCCTGGTCGGGTGTGCCTCGGGCAGAACACCGGTAACCGGTACCGAGGGTCTGGGTAAAGCCGGCGCTGCCATTACGAGAGCTGACGTAGACGAAAGCCTTGCGCAGGATGCTGACAAGGATGGAATTCCCGATTCCGAAGACGAATGCGCCGATTCCTCATCCACAGCACTGGTTGATGCAACAGGTTGTGAGATTGTCACGGGCGTTATTGAAGGCCTGAACTTTGGTCCTGATAAAACCGAGCTGTCATCCGATTCGCGTGCCGCGTTGAGCAAGCTGGTAGAAGCTCTATTGCGTTACCCTGAGGTGGTGATTGCGGTGGAAGGGCATACAGACAACCGTGGCGCCGCTGCAGATAACCTCGAACTCTCGAAGCAACGCGTGCTGTCAGTGGTACGCTATATGGTCTCGCAAGGCATTACAGCGGACCGAATCAAGCCTTATGGTTATGGCGAAAGCCGCCCTCGAGCCGCTAATGCAACTGCCATTGGTCGGGAACAGAATCGAAGAATCGAGATCAACATAGTTGAAGGCTTGCTGTAG
- the guaA gene encoding glutamine-hydrolyzing GMP synthase, with protein MADLHDQRILVLDFGGQTTQLIARRVRESGVYCEIHPWDISDEVVREFNASGVILSGGPESVIAPGSPVIPQAVLDMDAPILGICYGMQAMVHQLGGEVQAQASHSEFGHAVVNVHGGSALFDGLEDHRLEDKSQLDVWMSHGDRVETLPEGFSLVGTSANAPSAIMSNEAAKRFGIQFHPEVTHTKKGADILRRFVLDICQCDGLWTPGNIIDDAVSRVQEMVGEDEVLLGLSGGVDSSVVAALLHKAIGKQLTCVFVDNGLLRLHEGDQVMKTFADNMGVRVIRVNAQKRFLDALAGVTDPEAKRKVIGNLFIEVFEEEAAKLKNALWLAQGTIYPDVIESAASTSGSAHLIKSHHNVGGLPSEMRLKLVEPLRELFKDEVRTIGMDLGLPPIMVQRHPFPGPGLGVRILGEVKEEYADILREADNIFIEALLRHDLYHTVSQAFTVFLPIKSVGVTGDGRRYDYVVALRAVETVDFMTARAAQLPWDFLDEVSRTICNSITRISRVTYDISSKPPATIEWE; from the coding sequence ATGGCCGACTTGCATGACCAGCGAATTCTGGTTCTCGATTTTGGTGGACAAACGACACAGCTCATTGCACGACGAGTGCGTGAAAGTGGTGTTTATTGCGAAATTCATCCCTGGGATATCAGTGATGAGGTGGTTCGGGAATTCAACGCCAGTGGTGTGATTCTCTCTGGCGGGCCTGAGTCTGTCATTGCGCCGGGTTCACCGGTTATTCCACAGGCAGTGTTGGATATGGATGCGCCAATATTGGGTATTTGCTATGGCATGCAAGCCATGGTTCACCAGCTGGGTGGCGAGGTGCAGGCGCAGGCCTCGCACAGCGAGTTTGGGCATGCGGTCGTTAACGTGCACGGTGGTTCAGCCTTGTTCGATGGTCTGGAAGATCACCGTCTGGAAGACAAGAGCCAGCTGGATGTCTGGATGAGTCACGGCGATCGTGTTGAAACCTTGCCTGAGGGTTTCTCACTGGTAGGTACCAGTGCGAATGCCCCTAGTGCCATCATGTCCAATGAAGCTGCCAAACGCTTTGGTATCCAGTTTCATCCCGAAGTGACTCACACCAAAAAAGGGGCAGATATCCTGCGTCGTTTCGTACTGGATATCTGTCAGTGCGATGGTCTATGGACGCCGGGCAACATCATTGATGATGCGGTGAGTCGTGTGCAGGAAATGGTCGGCGAAGATGAAGTCTTGCTGGGCCTGTCAGGTGGTGTGGATTCATCTGTGGTGGCAGCACTGTTGCACAAAGCCATTGGCAAGCAGCTGACCTGCGTGTTTGTCGACAACGGTCTGTTGCGTCTGCATGAAGGTGATCAGGTCATGAAGACCTTCGCTGACAACATGGGTGTGCGGGTTATTCGGGTCAATGCACAGAAGCGTTTTCTGGATGCGCTGGCCGGTGTGACTGATCCTGAAGCCAAGCGCAAGGTTATTGGCAATCTCTTTATCGAGGTTTTCGAGGAAGAGGCCGCCAAGCTGAAGAATGCTTTATGGCTAGCACAAGGCACCATTTATCCTGATGTGATCGAATCGGCTGCCAGTACTTCGGGCAGTGCTCATCTGATCAAGTCACACCATAATGTGGGCGGTTTGCCGAGCGAGATGCGGTTGAAGCTGGTCGAGCCGTTACGAGAGTTGTTCAAGGACGAGGTTCGTACCATCGGTATGGATCTGGGATTGCCGCCCATCATGGTGCAGCGCCATCCGTTTCCTGGTCCTGGTCTGGGTGTGCGGATTCTGGGTGAGGTCAAAGAGGAATATGCGGACATCCTGCGTGAGGCTGACAATATTTTCATCGAGGCTTTGTTACGCCACGATCTCTATCACACAGTCTCTCAGGCCTTTACCGTGTTTCTGCCGATCAAGTCGGTTGGTGTCACGGGTGATGGTCGACGCTATGACTACGTTGTTGCCTTACGTGCTGTCGAGACGGTTGATTTCATGACTGCAAGGGCTGCACAGCTGCCTTGGGATTTTCTGGATGAAGTGTCGCGCACTATCTGTAATTCGATTACACGGATATCAAGGGTTACATACGACATATCCAGCAAACCTCCGGCAACCATTGAATGGGAGTGA